From a region of the Tateyamaria omphalii genome:
- a CDS encoding indolepyruvate ferredoxin oxidoreductase family protein has translation MSTQKISLNDRYDLEKSPVLLNGTQALVRLMLMQKARDVAAGLNTAGLVTGYRGSPLGAVDMQMTRALKQLAAHDVTFQPGLNEDLAATALWGAQQAELRDEGKYDGVFGLWYGKGPGVDRSGDAFKHANMAGSSKHGGVLVAMGDDHTGESSTVLHQSEWALIDAYMPVVSPAGVQEIMDFGLYGWALSRFSGLWVGLKTMKDTVEATSVVDGDPHRLSLTVPDYALPEGGLNIRLVDTPTEQEARMIDHKRFAAEAFSRANNMDKRMWGKPGAKIGFVAAGKNWLDLVHALHLLNIDENEAERLGITTYKVGQTFPLDMQGFHDWAEGLDLIVVVEEKRKLIEVQIKEAIFDDRRGRRVYGWYKGGAGSMHREELFPTRGALDPILIAEKLGGILVEEGRNTDGIKAGLAKLDEARRSDNAEDIAARLPYFCSGCPHNSSTKVPDGSRAYAGIGCHYMVQWMDRETIGYTHMGAEGANWIGEAPFSKRDHVFQNLGDGTYNHSGVQAIRAALAAGTNITYKILYNDAVAMTGGQGNEGGLDPYRIVDEVRAMGCEHVAVVYDDKEEVDVSRFPSGVPTHERAELQVVQERFAKTEGVSVIVYVQTCAAEKRRRRKRGTFPDIDKRVFINTDVCEGCGDCGVQSNCVSIVPKETELGRKRAIDQSSCNKDFSCVKGFCPSFVTLEGAQVKKAATTELDLPDLPMPELPEIDGTWNVVITGVGGTGVVTIGAVMAQAAHIDGKGAGMMEMAGLAQKGGAVHIHCRLANDPADISAIRVATGECDALIGGDLVVSAGAKTLGLTSAGRTGAVVNSHEIITGDFTRNTEFALPSERLSLALEARLRDRVDMFDASDLAKATMGDSIFSNMMIFGAAWQRGLVPLSFEAIMAAIDLNGAAVERNKRAFDIGRWAVLHAEDAARVAEPKVIQLPKSLEEKIAFRADHLLKYQSKRLAKRYRKLVDGIDDAAVKEAVTKGYHKLLAYKDEYEVARLHLETEAKAREQFEGDFTMKFHLAPPMLSKERPDGRPVKKEYGPGMMRNFRLLAKLKGLRGTPLDVFGYTEERKMERALIKQYEADMKAVLPQISDNTREAVVALAALPLDIRGFGPVKQANEAKAAKRREELLSVIRGGGAVQSKAAE, from the coding sequence ATGAGCACGCAAAAGATTTCCTTGAACGACCGGTATGATCTGGAAAAGAGCCCGGTTCTGTTGAACGGCACGCAGGCGCTGGTGCGGCTGATGCTGATGCAGAAGGCGCGTGATGTGGCGGCCGGGTTGAACACCGCGGGGTTGGTGACCGGCTATCGCGGATCGCCGCTGGGCGCCGTTGATATGCAGATGACCCGCGCGTTGAAGCAGCTTGCCGCGCATGACGTGACCTTTCAGCCGGGGCTGAACGAGGATTTGGCTGCCACCGCCCTGTGGGGTGCGCAACAGGCGGAGTTGCGGGACGAGGGCAAGTATGACGGTGTCTTTGGCCTGTGGTACGGCAAGGGGCCGGGTGTGGACCGGTCGGGGGATGCCTTCAAGCACGCAAATATGGCCGGGTCGTCCAAGCACGGTGGCGTGCTGGTGGCGATGGGGGATGATCATACCGGCGAAAGCTCGACCGTGCTGCACCAGTCGGAATGGGCGCTGATTGATGCCTACATGCCTGTTGTGTCGCCTGCCGGTGTGCAGGAGATCATGGATTTTGGCCTTTATGGTTGGGCGCTGAGCCGGTTTTCGGGACTTTGGGTTGGCCTGAAGACAATGAAGGATACGGTGGAGGCGACGAGTGTTGTGGACGGCGATCCGCATCGGTTGTCCCTGACCGTGCCCGATTACGCGCTGCCCGAGGGCGGGTTGAACATTCGCCTGGTCGACACGCCCACCGAGCAGGAAGCCCGGATGATCGACCACAAGCGCTTTGCCGCGGAGGCGTTTTCGCGCGCCAACAATATGGACAAGCGGATGTGGGGCAAGCCGGGTGCCAAGATCGGCTTTGTCGCGGCAGGCAAGAACTGGCTGGATCTGGTCCATGCGCTGCACCTGCTGAACATTGATGAGAACGAGGCCGAGCGGCTGGGGATTACGACCTACAAGGTTGGGCAGACGTTCCCGCTGGATATGCAGGGCTTCCATGACTGGGCCGAGGGCCTGGACCTGATCGTCGTGGTTGAGGAAAAGCGCAAGCTGATCGAGGTGCAGATCAAAGAGGCGATCTTTGACGACCGGCGGGGGCGGCGCGTTTACGGCTGGTACAAGGGTGGTGCCGGGTCGATGCACCGCGAGGAGTTGTTCCCGACCCGTGGCGCGCTTGATCCGATCCTGATTGCCGAGAAGTTGGGCGGTATTCTGGTCGAGGAAGGCCGCAATACTGATGGCATCAAGGCGGGGCTGGCCAAGCTGGACGAGGCGCGCCGGTCGGACAATGCCGAGGATATCGCGGCGCGGCTGCCGTATTTTTGTTCGGGCTGTCCGCATAATTCGTCAACCAAGGTGCCGGATGGCTCGCGTGCTTATGCTGGGATCGGCTGCCATTACATGGTGCAATGGATGGACCGCGAAACGATCGGTTATACCCACATGGGGGCCGAAGGTGCCAACTGGATTGGTGAGGCGCCGTTTTCCAAGCGCGACCATGTATTCCAGAACCTAGGCGACGGAACCTACAACCATTCGGGTGTGCAGGCCATTCGGGCGGCTTTGGCGGCGGGCACGAACATCACGTACAAGATCCTTTACAACGACGCCGTCGCCATGACGGGCGGGCAGGGGAATGAGGGCGGTCTTGATCCCTACCGTATTGTCGATGAAGTGCGGGCGATGGGATGTGAACACGTCGCCGTGGTCTATGACGACAAGGAAGAGGTGGATGTGTCGCGCTTTCCGTCTGGCGTGCCGACCCATGAGCGGGCCGAGTTGCAGGTTGTGCAGGAGCGGTTTGCCAAGACGGAAGGTGTGTCCGTCATTGTGTACGTCCAGACCTGCGCAGCAGAGAAGCGGCGGCGGCGCAAGCGCGGGACGTTCCCGGACATCGACAAGCGGGTGTTCATCAACACGGACGTGTGCGAGGGATGCGGCGATTGTGGGGTGCAGTCGAACTGTGTTTCCATTGTGCCAAAGGAGACCGAGTTGGGTCGGAAGCGGGCGATTGATCAGTCGTCCTGCAACAAGGATTTTTCCTGCGTGAAGGGGTTCTGCCCCAGCTTTGTGACCTTGGAAGGTGCGCAGGTGAAGAAGGCGGCGACAACCGAGTTGGACCTGCCTGATCTGCCGATGCCCGAACTGCCGGAGATTGATGGGACGTGGAACGTGGTCATTACGGGCGTTGGCGGCACCGGCGTTGTGACCATCGGTGCCGTGATGGCGCAAGCGGCGCATATCGACGGCAAGGGGGCCGGGATGATGGAGATGGCGGGGCTGGCCCAGAAGGGTGGAGCAGTGCATATCCATTGCCGATTGGCGAATGATCCGGCGGATATCAGTGCTATTCGCGTTGCCACCGGTGAGTGCGACGCGTTGATTGGCGGTGATCTGGTTGTTTCTGCTGGCGCGAAGACCTTGGGTCTGACCAGTGCGGGGCGGACTGGGGCTGTTGTGAACTCTCATGAGATCATCACGGGTGACTTCACGCGGAATACAGAGTTTGCGTTGCCGTCAGAGCGGCTGAGCCTTGCGCTTGAGGCGCGGTTGCGGGACCGGGTTGATATGTTCGATGCGTCCGATCTGGCCAAGGCCACGATGGGCGACAGCATCTTTTCCAACATGATGATCTTTGGGGCGGCGTGGCAGCGGGGGCTCGTTCCGCTCAGCTTTGAGGCCATTATGGCGGCCATTGATCTAAATGGGGCTGCGGTGGAGCGCAACAAGCGCGCCTTTGATATCGGGCGCTGGGCGGTGCTGCATGCAGAGGATGCGGCGCGGGTGGCGGAGCCGAAAGTGATCCAGTTGCCGAAATCTTTGGAGGAGAAGATCGCGTTCCGCGCCGATCATCTGTTGAAGTATCAGTCGAAGCGACTGGCCAAGCGCTATCGCAAGCTGGTGGACGGGATCGACGATGCTGCTGTCAAAGAGGCCGTGACGAAGGGCTATCACAAGCTGCTTGCCTACAAGGACGAGTACGAGGTGGCGCGCCTGCATCTGGAGACGGAGGCCAAGGCGCGGGAGCAGTTCGAGGGGGATTTCACGATGAAGTTCCATCTCGCGCCGCCGATGCTTTCGAAAGAGAGGCCGGATGGGCGGCCCGTGAAGAAGGAATACGGTCCGGGGATGATGCGTAACTTCCGACTGCTCGCGAAGTTGAAGGGGCTGCGGGGGACGCCTTTGGACGTCTTTGGCTACACCGAGGAGCGCAAGATGGAGCGCGCGCTGATCAAGCAGTATGAGGCGGATATGAAGGCCGTGTTGCCGCAAATCAGCGACAACACGCGGGAAGCCGTTGTGGCGCTGGCCGCGCTGCCGTTGGACATCCGGGGCTTTGGTCCCGTCAAGCAGGCGAATGAGGCAAAGGCGGCCAAACGGCGCGAAGAGCTTTTGTCCGTGATCCGTGGGGGTGGTGCGGTTCAGTCAAAGGCGGCGGAATAA
- a CDS encoding LysR family transcriptional regulator, giving the protein MDWDKLRIFHAVADAGSLTHAGDKLNLSQSAVSRQIRGLEESLNATLFHRHARGLILTEQGELLFDATTAMNKRLDTASARIRDSEEEVFGDLRVTTTIGFGTLWLAPRLVKLYEQYPDLRVDLMLEERVLDLPMREADVAIRMKEPSQADLIRKRLMTVKMQLFATQAYLDANDTPETLEDLIEHRLICQNVNSAQVGAGSSLVQHLLTYEVRSLLTVNNYFGVLQGVLQDLGLGILPDYVSLDDPRLIRVLPEIESADVPVFLAYPEELRQSKRIAAFRDFVQEEIIAYRKMLRQKENPQGMQ; this is encoded by the coding sequence ATGGACTGGGACAAGTTACGAATATTTCACGCGGTCGCGGACGCGGGCAGCCTGACTCATGCCGGTGACAAGCTGAACCTCAGCCAATCGGCAGTGTCGCGCCAGATTCGCGGGCTCGAGGAATCGCTGAATGCCACCCTGTTCCACCGCCATGCGCGCGGCCTGATCCTGACCGAACAAGGCGAATTGCTGTTCGACGCCACGACGGCCATGAACAAGCGGCTCGACACCGCCAGCGCCCGCATCCGCGACAGCGAGGAAGAGGTGTTCGGCGACCTGCGCGTCACCACCACCATCGGCTTCGGCACGCTCTGGCTGGCGCCGCGGCTGGTGAAACTCTACGAACAATACCCCGACCTGCGCGTGGACCTCATGCTTGAGGAACGCGTGCTCGACCTGCCCATGCGCGAGGCCGACGTGGCCATCCGCATGAAGGAGCCCAGCCAGGCCGACTTGATCCGCAAGCGGCTGATGACCGTCAAGATGCAGCTGTTCGCAACCCAGGCCTACCTGGACGCCAACGATACACCCGAAACCCTCGAGGATCTGATCGAACACAGGCTCATCTGCCAAAACGTGAATTCGGCCCAGGTGGGCGCAGGCAGCAGCCTCGTCCAACATCTTTTGACATACGAGGTCCGGTCGCTTCTGACGGTCAACAACTACTTCGGCGTGCTGCAGGGCGTGCTGCAAGACCTCGGCCTGGGCATCCTGCCCGACTACGTGTCGCTGGATGATCCGCGACTCATCCGAGTGCTACCTGAGATTGAATCGGCCGACGTGCCCGTTTTCCTCGCATACCCGGAAGAATTACGCCAATCAAAGCGGATCGCCGCCTTCCGCGACTTCGTGCAGGAAGAGATCATCGCCTACCGTAAGATGCTGCGGCAAAAGGAAAATCCCCAAGGCATGCAATAA
- a CDS encoding mechanosensitive ion channel family protein, which yields MPKHITYAVWRGLFAVLIAISLLTNPLQAQSLVSTTSTDRETAVPDLPDPLTEDTANALISRLSDSEVRALLLDQLNAQATNPDDDTDEIEDFIYHLTSGAFAQITIALQRLPLLVTEQARAFSTFGNFVGTNGLLAIAGYFLMVLLGAFAIEFAFRRLIRGWLVLPPRRADSQSMREAIVPLAKRLTSEIVSVAVFMFAAAQITRLAVPAYYHPFFMLVGPWLIGLPRMSAAVARFFMAPNAPDYRIVSATDTTARAMVFHMFWLGMVIGIGQVIVPFNVANGVPVGETRIGAWVNFAVHLYVALLFWRYWSESIDMMRGGYNDLSPAEDWIARAYPYFGIGVALATWWIVNIVVSYENFALLEGIPQYKTLALLTFAPAMDTAIRGLVRHLAPPMTGEGPVAERAYVSTRRSYVRIGRVLVFGIVLMAVASFWDMSPTTLANAGVGERFAANLMEFLLIIAIGYLVYEVVSLIINRKLAAEMTASGYDPNAEEMGGGDGGGAGGSRLSTVLPLILGVSQAAIIVLFLLLGLSNAGVDTTPLLAGAGIVGLAIGFGAQKLVTDVVSGIFFLIDDAFRTGEYVAVDSTMGTVEKISIRSMQLRHHRGPVHTLPYGEIPKITNYSRDWVIMKLRFTVPFGTDPNKVKKIFKTIGAEMMEDPLFQDDFLQPFKSQGVLEFDDVGIVMRGKFMAKPGTQFTIRKELLTRVNKQFEENGIDFARREVRVAIPGLDDHDKLDEADKAAIAAAATEAAQEMVEAAPGAGKPGD from the coding sequence ATGCCAAAGCATATCACATACGCCGTCTGGCGTGGCCTGTTTGCCGTCCTGATAGCGATCAGCCTGCTCACGAACCCCTTACAGGCGCAATCCCTTGTCAGCACAACATCCACAGACCGCGAAACTGCCGTCCCTGATCTACCCGACCCACTGACGGAGGACACGGCAAACGCGCTCATCTCCCGGCTCAGCGACAGCGAGGTACGCGCGCTCCTGCTGGATCAGCTGAATGCCCAGGCCACCAACCCGGACGACGACACGGACGAGATCGAGGATTTCATCTACCACCTGACCAGCGGCGCATTCGCGCAGATCACCATCGCTCTGCAACGGCTGCCGCTGCTTGTCACTGAACAGGCCCGCGCCTTCTCCACCTTTGGCAATTTTGTCGGCACCAACGGCTTGCTCGCCATCGCGGGTTACTTCTTGATGGTGCTTCTGGGCGCCTTCGCCATTGAGTTTGCCTTTCGCCGCCTCATCCGCGGATGGCTGGTCCTGCCGCCGCGCCGCGCGGATTCCCAAAGCATGCGCGAAGCCATCGTGCCCCTGGCAAAACGCCTGACCAGCGAAATCGTGTCGGTCGCCGTCTTTATGTTCGCCGCAGCCCAGATCACGCGGCTGGCCGTGCCCGCCTACTACCACCCGTTCTTCATGCTGGTCGGGCCCTGGCTGATCGGGCTGCCGCGCATGTCCGCCGCCGTGGCCCGCTTCTTCATGGCGCCCAACGCGCCGGACTACCGGATCGTGTCAGCCACCGACACCACGGCACGGGCCATGGTCTTCCACATGTTCTGGCTGGGCATGGTCATCGGCATCGGCCAGGTCATCGTGCCGTTCAACGTCGCCAACGGCGTGCCCGTGGGCGAAACCCGCATCGGCGCCTGGGTCAATTTCGCCGTGCACCTCTATGTCGCACTCCTCTTCTGGCGCTACTGGTCCGAAAGCATCGACATGATGCGCGGCGGCTACAACGACCTCAGTCCGGCAGAGGACTGGATCGCACGCGCCTACCCCTATTTCGGCATCGGCGTCGCACTCGCGACCTGGTGGATCGTGAACATCGTCGTCAGCTACGAAAACTTCGCCCTGCTGGAGGGCATCCCGCAATACAAAACCCTCGCACTCCTCACCTTCGCCCCGGCGATGGACACAGCCATTCGCGGCCTCGTGCGGCACCTCGCCCCCCCGATGACGGGCGAAGGGCCGGTGGCGGAACGGGCCTACGTCTCCACCCGCCGCTCCTATGTGCGGATCGGGCGGGTGCTGGTTTTTGGCATCGTCCTTATGGCCGTGGCGTCTTTCTGGGACATGTCACCCACGACACTGGCCAACGCAGGCGTCGGCGAACGCTTCGCCGCCAACCTGATGGAGTTCCTGCTGATCATCGCCATCGGCTATCTGGTGTACGAGGTCGTGTCGCTCATCATCAACCGCAAGCTCGCGGCGGAAATGACAGCGTCGGGCTACGACCCCAACGCCGAAGAGATGGGCGGCGGCGATGGCGGCGGCGCGGGCGGGTCGCGGCTCTCGACAGTCCTGCCCCTGATCCTCGGTGTCAGCCAGGCCGCCATCATCGTGCTGTTCCTCCTGCTCGGGCTCAGCAACGCAGGGGTCGACACCACACCGCTTCTGGCCGGTGCCGGTATCGTCGGCCTCGCCATCGGCTTCGGCGCCCAGAAACTCGTCACGGACGTGGTGTCGGGCATCTTCTTCCTGATCGACGACGCCTTCCGCACCGGCGAGTATGTCGCGGTCGATAGCACCATGGGCACAGTCGAGAAGATCTCGATCCGGTCCATGCAGCTGCGCCACCACCGTGGCCCCGTCCACACGCTCCCCTACGGAGAGATCCCCAAGATCACGAACTATTCCCGCGACTGGGTCATTATGAAACTACGCTTCACCGTCCCCTTCGGCACCGACCCCAACAAGGTCAAGAAGATCTTCAAGACCATCGGCGCCGAGATGATGGAGGATCCGCTGTTCCAGGATGACTTCCTGCAACCGTTCAAATCCCAGGGCGTTCTGGAATTCGATGACGTGGGCATCGTGATGCGGGGCAAGTTCATGGCCAAGCCCGGCACGCAATTCACCATCCGCAAGGAACTGCTGACGCGCGTGAACAAACAGTTCGAGGAAAACGGCATCGACTTCGCCCGGCGCGAGGTGCGCGTGGCGATCCCCGGCCTTGACGACCACGACAAGCTTGACGAGGCGGACAAGGCCGCCATCGCAGCAGCCGCAACCGAAGCCGCGCAAG